From Hydra vulgaris chromosome 07, alternate assembly HydraT2T_AEP, a single genomic window includes:
- the LOC136082643 gene encoding uncharacterized protein LOC136082643, translating to MFMTRKRKGREEKEKEEEEEEEEEEEEEEEEEEEKEVDEEKEDEERRRRRRSSKRKRRSDAESTCDCPLCVMSRDKSREVNLKDVLSIYLNEPEISNKVIKKICFNFYQRIGVGTRHSCSKKDTVENLKMFKTVEQVLSKSLKEIQQVQNIQLGETIKLSTGGTPLILQIGKKRTMKTISSQTFYNIKRKHDLSDSTINSIAIDCRKDLGRLGVEANTSKKIKIWSCSLDDCYTVEKVEFTAKKKVGNKKILHTVIRDLVYVKGSSTRTSFADEDCYRDF from the exons atgtttatgacaagaaaaagaaaaggaagagaagaaaaagaaaaagaagaagaagaagaagaagaagaagaagaagaagaagaagaagaagaagaagaagaaaaagaagtagACGAAGAAAAAGAAGACGAAGAAAGAAGAAGAAGGAGAAGAAgtagtaaaagaaaaagaagaa gTGATGCAGAGTCAACCTGTGATTGTCCACTTTGTGTTATGTCCAGAGATAAATCCAGAGAGGTAAACCTTAAG gatgttttaagtatttatttaaatgaacctgagatatcaaataaagttattaaaaaaatttgctttaatttttatcaaagaatTGGAGTTGGAACTCGACATTCTTGCAGTAAGAAAGATACTGtggaaaacttaaaaat gtttaaaacAGTAGAACAAGTCCTCTCCAAATCTCTAAAAGAAATCCAGCAAGTTCAAAACATTCAATTGGGGGAAACTATAAAATTGTCGACAGGCGGGACTCCGTTGATTTTACAGATAGGAAAGAAGAGGACAATGAAAACAATATCAAGTCAAACtttctataatataaaaagaaagcaCGATCTATCAGATTCTACAATAAATTCAATTGCAATAGATTGCAGAAAAGATTTGGGTAGATTGGGGGTGGAAGCTAACActtcaaagaaaataaagatatgGTCGTGTAGTCTTGATGATTGTTACACAGTAGAAAAAGTGGAGTTTACAGCTAAGAAAAaagttggaaataaaaaaatcctaCATACTGTAATTAGAGATTTAGTGTATGTAAAAGGTTCCTCCACCAGAACTTCATTTGCTGATGAAGATTGTTACAGAGACTTCTAA